GCTTTATCAGGCTGAAAAGTAAGATAGACGACCGCCAGAAAAGCCGCGATGAGAAAGGAGCCAAAGGCCAGCCAGGCAAAACCGACATGAATCCAGAGCCAGTTACTTTGATAGGGAGGCGATAACGGTAAAGCCGGCTGCTTGATGGACATGCCTACACCCAGAATAAAAATTATCAGTGGGTTGACCAGCACTCCCAAAGCCTTAAAGCGGCCTGTTTTCCATGCCCCGAAAATATAGGTAGCATGGATGGCCCAGGCCCCCATCAATGAATTTTCATAATTCCCTTCCACCGGCGGATGGCCTGACTGCCACCAGCGCCAGATGATCGCCCCGGTATGGGCGGCAAAAGCAAGCAAATTACTATGCCAGCCCCAGTCTGTCCATTGGCTTTTCTTAAACACCACACTGGCCAGAAAAGCGGCAAAACTGAAGAGATAAGTAAACATTGCAATCCAGAGCAAAGTGCCTTCAATGATCATTATTTGCCCC
The nucleotide sequence above comes from Carboxydocella sporoproducens DSM 16521. Encoded proteins:
- the ccsA gene encoding cytochrome c biogenesis protein CcsA, giving the protein MIIEGTLLWIAMFTYLFSFAAFLASVVFKKSQWTDWGWHSNLLAFAAHTGAIIWRWWQSGHPPVEGNYENSLMGAWAIHATYIFGAWKTGRFKALGVLVNPLIIFILGVGMSIKQPALPLSPPYQSNWLWIHVGFAWLAFGSFLIAAFLAVVYLTFQPDKAGKWQAFIRRNFPVPEILAEIILGLLLFGFISQGLMIAAGAIWAHSLWGAYWSWDPIEIWSLICWLMYGLVIHWRLTLKCSDRRLAWLAVLAVITVVITFWGIGMGTGVHTPLL